A single genomic interval of Camelina sativa cultivar DH55 chromosome 11, Cs, whole genome shotgun sequence harbors:
- the LOC104723991 gene encoding DNA mismatch repair protein MLH3-like isoform X4, translated as MKSPSLGFLFLRVSVGIIQGMKSIKPLPKGVHHSKRSGIMMFDMTRKVVEELVFNNLDATKVSIFVGVVSCSVKVVDDGSGVSRDDLVLLGKRCTTSKFHDLESASENFGFHGGALALASISDNLVTGNQDKYIGKPNGYRKLFSGF; from the exons ATGAAATCGCCATCTCTAG GGTTTTTGTTTCTCCGTGTTTCAGTCGGGATAATTCAGGGGATGAAGTCGATCAAGCCTTTGCCTAAGGGTGTTCATCACTCCAAGCGTTCTGGAATTATGATGTTTGACATGACGAGGAAGGTCGTGGAGGAACTCGTGTTCAACAATCTCGATGCGACCAAG GTTTCTATCTTCGTGGGTGTTGTTTCGTGCTCTGTCAAGGTTGTGGATGATG gATCAGGCGTTTCCAgagatgatttggttttgttgggaAAAAGATGCA CCACTTCAAAGTTTCATGATTTGGAGTCAGCCAGTGAAAATTTTGGATTCCATGGAGGGGCGTTAGCGTTAGCTTCGATATCAGATAATCTCGTTACTGGAAATCAGGACAAATATATTGGGAAGCCTAATGGTTATCGAAAG TTGTTCTCGGGTTTCTGA
- the LOC104723991 gene encoding DNA mismatch repair protein MLH3-like isoform X3, whose product MKSPSLGFLFLRVSVGIIQGMKSIKPLPKGVHHSKRSGIMMFDMTRKVVEELVFNNLDATKVSIFVGVVSCSVKVVDDGSGVSRDDLVLLGKRCTTSKFHDLESASENFGFHGGALALASISDNLVTGNQDKYIGKPNGYRKHNEAVPNF is encoded by the exons ATGAAATCGCCATCTCTAG GGTTTTTGTTTCTCCGTGTTTCAGTCGGGATAATTCAGGGGATGAAGTCGATCAAGCCTTTGCCTAAGGGTGTTCATCACTCCAAGCGTTCTGGAATTATGATGTTTGACATGACGAGGAAGGTCGTGGAGGAACTCGTGTTCAACAATCTCGATGCGACCAAG GTTTCTATCTTCGTGGGTGTTGTTTCGTGCTCTGTCAAGGTTGTGGATGATG gATCAGGCGTTTCCAgagatgatttggttttgttgggaAAAAGATGCA CCACTTCAAAGTTTCATGATTTGGAGTCAGCCAGTGAAAATTTTGGATTCCATGGAGGGGCGTTAGCGTTAGCTTCGATATCAGATAATCTCGTTACTGGAAATCAGGACAAATATATTGGGAAGCCTAATGGTTATCGAAAG CATAATGAAGCAGTCCCAAATTTTTAA
- the LOC104723991 gene encoding DNA mismatch repair protein MLH3-like isoform X2: protein MKSPSLVGIIQGMKSIKPLPKGVHHSKRSGIMMFDMTRKVVEELVFNNLDATKVSIFVGVVSCSVKVVDDGSGVSRDDLVLLGKRCTTSKFHDLESASENFGFHGGALALASISDNLVTGNQDKYIGKPNGYRKVWDDFDATQYSYIVCVALGYNYGFKTKILLSLILVFSVIGFQLNVYWVSKSFTLPIVLCVSVFLIGLVLSGVSYVFDCLPIN, encoded by the exons ATGAAATCGCCATCTCTAG TCGGGATAATTCAGGGGATGAAGTCGATCAAGCCTTTGCCTAAGGGTGTTCATCACTCCAAGCGTTCTGGAATTATGATGTTTGACATGACGAGGAAGGTCGTGGAGGAACTCGTGTTCAACAATCTCGATGCGACCAAG GTTTCTATCTTCGTGGGTGTTGTTTCGTGCTCTGTCAAGGTTGTGGATGATG gATCAGGCGTTTCCAgagatgatttggttttgttgggaAAAAGATGCA CCACTTCAAAGTTTCATGATTTGGAGTCAGCCAGTGAAAATTTTGGATTCCATGGAGGGGCGTTAGCGTTAGCTTCGATATCAGATAATCTCGTTACTGGAAATCAGGACAAATATATTGGGAAGCCTAATGGTTATCGAAAGGTATGGGATGACTTTGATGCTACTCAATACTCCTACATAGTTTGTGTGGCGTTAGGttataattatggttttaaaacaaaaatcttactTTCTTTGATTTTAGTATTTTCGGTTATAGGTTTTCAACTTAACGTCTACTGGGTTTCAAAATCGTTTACTCTGCCTATAGTTTTGTGTGTGTCTGTGTTCCTTATAGGTTTGGTTTTATCTGGTGTATCATACGTTTTTGATTGCTTGCCAATTAACTAG
- the LOC104723991 gene encoding DNA mismatch repair protein MLH3-like isoform X1 yields the protein MKSPSLGFLFLRVSVGIIQGMKSIKPLPKGVHHSKRSGIMMFDMTRKVVEELVFNNLDATKVSIFVGVVSCSVKVVDDGSGVSRDDLVLLGKRCTTSKFHDLESASENFGFHGGALALASISDNLVTGNQDKYIGKPNGYRKVWDDFDATQYSYIVCVALGYNYGFKTKILLSLILVFSVIGFQLNVYWVSKSFTLPIVLCVSVFLIGLVLSGVSYVFDCLPIN from the exons ATGAAATCGCCATCTCTAG GGTTTTTGTTTCTCCGTGTTTCAGTCGGGATAATTCAGGGGATGAAGTCGATCAAGCCTTTGCCTAAGGGTGTTCATCACTCCAAGCGTTCTGGAATTATGATGTTTGACATGACGAGGAAGGTCGTGGAGGAACTCGTGTTCAACAATCTCGATGCGACCAAG GTTTCTATCTTCGTGGGTGTTGTTTCGTGCTCTGTCAAGGTTGTGGATGATG gATCAGGCGTTTCCAgagatgatttggttttgttgggaAAAAGATGCA CCACTTCAAAGTTTCATGATTTGGAGTCAGCCAGTGAAAATTTTGGATTCCATGGAGGGGCGTTAGCGTTAGCTTCGATATCAGATAATCTCGTTACTGGAAATCAGGACAAATATATTGGGAAGCCTAATGGTTATCGAAAGGTATGGGATGACTTTGATGCTACTCAATACTCCTACATAGTTTGTGTGGCGTTAGGttataattatggttttaaaacaaaaatcttactTTCTTTGATTTTAGTATTTTCGGTTATAGGTTTTCAACTTAACGTCTACTGGGTTTCAAAATCGTTTACTCTGCCTATAGTTTTGTGTGTGTCTGTGTTCCTTATAGGTTTGGTTTTATCTGGTGTATCATACGTTTTTGATTGCTTGCCAATTAACTAG